Below is a genomic region from Mycolicibacter hiberniae.
CACCCGCAGCGGCGCCTGCGGCAGCCCCAGTCTGGCCACCAGGGCAACTGCATCGGCGGGGTCGGTCCCGCCGTCGAGGAGCCGGGACACCCAGTCCGATTCGACCTGCCGTTCCAGATCCGCGCTGGCGCGCGACCGCAGCAGGTGCAGGGCGACGGTGCGGGCGCCGTCGGACAGGGCGATCAGGCGCTCACCGCACAAGGCAGCCGGAGTGGCCACCCAGACCGCACCCAGCAGTTCCCGGCCGGCGCGCACCGCCACCACCATCCGGCCGGTCAAGCCGTGCGAGGAATCGGCAGCGACGAACAGTGGGTCGTCGTGCAGTTCCAGATGCGTCAGGACGCCGCGCTGCGCGAACAACGCGCGCACCGCCTCGGACTCCTGGCGATTCAGGATGGTCGCCGAGCGCGCGGGGTCGGCATGCCGCTGGCCGCTGGAGTACGCCAGCAGCCGGCCCGATTCGTCCTCGATGGTGACGGCACCAGCCACCGCTTCGGCGAGGCTGTCGGCCACGGCGAACAGGTCGGTGGGGCCGCGACCCGATTCGGTCTCCCGGCCTTCGAGCACCAGCCCATAGACCACCGCGGCCAGCTCGCTCCAGGACACCGCCGCGTCGACCACCAGCACCGCCAGCGCCTCGCCCTCCGCGACGAAGGCGGTCTTGTCGTCGTCGTCGCGCACCAGCACCGCGGAGGATTTCGCCGCCACCGCCCAGCGCACCGCCTCTTTTACCGAGCGGGCACCGACCGCCAGCAGGACGTCGCCGACAACGACCCGCTCACCGCTCACCTCGTGCATCACCACACTGCTCAGCGATGTCGTCCTCGGAATGGAGCAGAACCTCAGCCGAACCCCGTAGCTGCCCACCACGTTGACCAGCCGGTCCAGTGTCACCATCATCCGAGCCTAGCCACGCCGCGTCCGCGACCCCGCCGATCGGCTCGCTGTCCCGGGTCTCGGGCGCCCACACCCACGTGACCGCCGCCACCAGCAGCACCCCACCGCTGATTGCGAAACCCCATTCGAAGGACAGCCGCTCGGCGATCTGGCCGACCGCGACCGAACCCACGATCGAGCCGAAGTCGGCCATCATCTGATAGGTCGCCACCGCGGTGCCCGCCCGGGCCTGGTTGCCGACGAGGTCGGAGATGACCGCCTGCTGCGGGGAGCCGTAGATGCCCGACGCCACCCCGGTCAGGTATGCCACCACCAGGAACACCGCCAGCGACGTGCTGGCGCCCAGCAGGACGGTCGTCACGCCACACGCCGCCAGCCCGACCATGAGCAGGCCCCGGCGCCCGATCCGGTCGGAGAGCTGACCGCTGGGAAGCACCGCACAAACGTTGCCGACTCCCACCGTGGCCAGCGCCAAACCTGCAAAGGCCGGTCCCCGGTCCAAGACCTCGGTGATGAACAACGGCAGCAGGGCGACCCGTAAGCCGAACACCGACCAGCCGGTGGCGAAGTTCGACAACAGCGCGGAACGGTAGGCACGATTGCCCAACGCCTCCCGCACCGACACCGTGGGCCCGCTGGACTCCGCCGGTGCGGCCAGATGCGAGTGACGCAGGCTGACGAACACGCCGGTGGCCGTCACCAGCAGCACCGACCCGTAGAACAGGAACGGGGCGTTGAGGCCGAATCCCGCGGTCAGGCTCCCCAGAATCGGCCCGCCCACGGTGCCGAGCAGAAACGCCGTGGCGAACATGCCCGCGACCCGGCCGCGCGCGTCCTCGGGACTGATCCGGATCATCAGACCCACCGCCGCGATGAAGAACATGGTCGATCCGACACCGCCGAGCGCGCGGAAGAAGAGCAGCTGCCAGTAGGTCTGGACGAAGGCGCAGGCCATGGTGGACACCGAGACGATCAGCAGGCCGGCGACGTAGACCTCGCGCTCGCCGCGGCGTTGCACCAAGAGACCGCTGACCGGGGCGAACAGCAGGCGCGTCAGCGCGAAGGCCGTGATGAGGAAGGTCGTCGCGGAGATGCTCACCCCGAAATGACGCGCGTAGACCGGCAATACCGGCGACACCACCCCGTAGCCCAGCGCGATCAGCACGTTGGCGCCGAGCAGCACCCAGATCTCCCGCTGCAGCCGCGCAGGGGCGGCCGGAGAGTCGGAAGTCACCCGATAACTTTAGACAGCCTCGGTAATCTCTGCCTCGGGAGGCTTGATGATCGACAACGGCCGCAAGAGCGAGCCCCCTGGTCGTTGGGCCGGCATCACTGCCGCGACAACATCTTGGCCAGCACGGCGGCCTGACTGCCGTCGAGGTCTCGGGTAGCCGTCACCAGGGTCGCGGTCTTGTGCCCGCGGGCCAGCACGCGCAGGCCGGCCAGCGCGGTGGCGCCGGCCTCGGTCTGCAGTTCGGCCTCATAACGGGTGACGAACTCATCGAAGCGCTCGGGCCGGTGGTCGTACCACTTGCGCAACGCGGTTGACGGCGCGACGTCTTTGAACCAGTGCCCCACCCGCGGATCGTCCCTGCGCAGCCCGCGGGGCCACACCCGGTCCACGAGAATCCGTTGACCGTCCTGCGCGCGGACGTCGTCGTAGACGCGGGCCACCCGGAATGTGGTTGCAGGGCTCATGCCCCAGGCTATCGCCGCCCCGGCCGGCGCTGACCGACCCTAGCCGTTGCGCGGCCGCATTCCGAACCGCCGCCGCCCACGCGCCGAGAACGCACGCATGACGGCCAGCGCAATCCCCATCCGGCGCTTGGAAGCCGGGTACCACAACAGTTCGGACTTCTGAGTGGGAACCCGTGGCGCCGTAATCGCCTGCTGCCGGCAGTATTTGATGATCCCGGCTGCGCCTCCAGCCCGGTAGCCGATACCGGACTGTTTCCAGCCGCCCATCGGCAGCCCGGGGCAGAACACATTGACCAAGGCATCGTTGATGTTGACCGCGCCCACTTCCAGCCGGCGCGCCAACCGCTGCCCGCGGCGTTTGTCTGCCGTCCACACCGTGGCCGACAGTCCGTACGGCGAGTCATTGGCCAACCGGACGGCCTCGTTCTCGTCGGCGACCTTGATCACCGGCAGGGTCGGGCCGAACGTCTCCTCGGCCATGCACGACATCTCCGGCTCCACGTCGGCGAGCACGGTCGGGGCGAAGTAGGTGCCCACTCCGGTGGGCTTGCCGCCGGCGAGCACCCGCGCGCCGGCCGCGGTCGCCTCCTCGACGTGGCGCGACACGATGTCGCGCTGCGCCGCGGTGGCCATGGCACCGGTGTCGCCGTCGTGGCCCTGCTGCATCCCGCCGACCCGGGCGGCCAGCTTCGCGACGAACTCGTCATAGACGGGTGCTTCGACGTACACCCGCTCCACCGATACGCACACCTGTCCGGAGTTGAACATGCCGCCCCAGGCAATGCCGTTGGCAGCGCGTTCGAGATCGGCGTCGGCCAGCACGATCGCCGGATCCTTGCCGCCGAGCTCGAGGCCGTAGGGAATCAGCCGCTCGGCGCATGCCACCGCTACCTTGCGACCGGTGGCCGTCGACCCGGTGAACTGCAGGAAGTCGGCATGCTCGATCAGCGCCTGGCCGGTCTCCCCGTAACCGGTGGCCAGGCCCAGCACCGGCGGGGCACCGATCTCGGTCCAGCCGCGCACGAACTCGACTGCCGACAGCGGTGTCACCTCGGACGGCTTGAGCAGCACCGCCGCGCCGGCGGCAAGCGCAGGCGGTACGTCAAGGCCGGGCATGGCGAACGGGAAGTTCCACGGCGTGATGACGCCGACCAACGGATACGGGCGGTAGGCGGTGGTGAAGCGCTTCACCTGATAGACCGGGCTGTGCGCCTTGGGATGCCGGTCGGCGAGAAACTCCTTGGCGTGGGTGGCCCAGTAGTTGATGGCGTCGCTGGTGGCCACCGCCTCCAGACTGGCGTCGACGTACGACTTTCCGGTCTCCGAAATCAACACCTCGGTGATGTGGTCGGCGTGGTCGAGGATCCATTCCTGCCACGCCAGCATCCAGCGCTTGCGGCCCGCCGGACCGAGCTCCTCCCATTCCGGTTGCGCGGAAACGAGTTGGGCGGCCTTGGCCGCCACCATCTCGGAGCCATCGACAGGCACCGTGCCCGCTACCGCGCCGGTGGCGGGGTTGTGCACGGTGATCAGCGACTCAGTCCTGGGCTGCACAGCGGTCATATGGGGCTCCCGGTCTCGGTCCTGCGAGGAAGCTGTGACCTCGCCGTAGGTGATGGTCAGATGCTGCCTGGGAATTGTCAAGGTCAACCAGGGGCGGACATTGCCCGAGGGCCGGCGGGCATTGTCGCTATTGCGCGAGGTATCCCCCGTCGACGGGCAGCACGGCGCCGGTGATGAAGGAGGCGTCGTCGGAAGCGAGGAAGACGATGGCACTGGCAACTTCGGCCGGTTCGCCGATACGGCCCATCGGGTGCATGCGTTCGACGGCCGCCAAATAGGCTGAGCCACCCGGCTCCTCCGGGAAGCGCCTGACCCGTTCGGTGCGAATCGTCCCGGGGGCAACGGCGTTGACTCTGATCCCCCGGTCGGCCCACTCGACCGCCAAGTGCTTGGTCAACCCGCTGGCGATGAACTTGGCGGGTCCGTAGGCCGCCTGCCGCTTCTGCCCGGCGAGCCCCGAGATCGACGAGAGACAGACGATCGCGCCACCGCCGGTTGGCAGCATCGCCTCGATTGCGAATTTGCACGTGAGGAACATGCCGCGGCCATCGATGGCCATGACACTGTCCCAGTCAGCGGCGGTCACCTCTTGCGCATCGCCGAGCGGGATGATGCCGGCGTTGGCGACCAGCACGTCGAGCCGTCCGAAGCGGTCGACCGCCGCCCTGATCATTGCCTCCGCGTCGGTCTGGACCGAGACGTCGCCGATGACTGTCTCAACCTCCGCGCCGGATTGCCGCAGTTCATCGGCGAGCGCCAGCAGCGGCTCGGCTTGAATGTCAGTCAGGACCAGACGCGCACCTTCACGGGCGAAGAGCACAGCGGTGGCCCGGCCGATACCAAAGGCTGCCCCGGTGATCACAGCCGACTTTCCGGGGAGACGTCCTTGGGATCCTTGTGGTCCTTGGGCTCCGCATTTCGTCATCTGCGCATCATCTGCGGTCGCCCCTACCCCTACTTGTCTGTGCGCCGCGCATGTCAACGCGACAGCTCGCGATCGAGGTCTCGCCACCGGGCGGGACGCGAACAGGATATGTCCGAGCGGGTGATTTCCCGACGCATTCGCCACCGTGGCGCAGGAAGCAAGGGCCCGGTTCCCCAGGTTGCGGTCCAGCTGAAACGGCAGCGGGCCAGGACTTGTCGTCCTGGCCCGTTCCGTTTCAGTTGTGGAGCTGCCGGGAATCGAACCCGGGTCCTACGGCATTCCCTCAAGACTTCTCCGTGCGCAGTTCGCTATGTCTCTACTTGGATCTCCCGGTCACGCGAACAAGCCGAGATGACGATCCCAGTCGCTGTTGGTGTCCCGATACATCCCGCGACCGGACGTATCGGTGGATCCCTCTAGTCGATGCCAGGGTCCGGGCCGAGGGAGGTCCCGGTCTGACAGGCCCGCCTCGCTTAGGCAGCGAGGGCGAAGTCGCTCTGAAGAGCGACCTTAGCCGGCGTAAGTGCCTTGGCGCTTACTTGTTTACAGCGACGCTTACGGTGGTCTCCTGCCTGCACCGGCACGCTTCCCTTGATTCGACACACGCAGTCGAAACCTTTCAGCCCCCTGTCCTTATTCTCTGTCGCCCCACCACTTCAGTGGGACAACCCATCGTACCGGCCTACAACGACACGACACGACCATTTCTTCCCGTCCGCCGGGGGTGGTGCCGCGACGCAGGCCCCTTGGGAGCGGCCGACCACCTGGGGCCGAACGGGCCCATGGGTCCATCGGACGAGGGCTCGCCGGCAGTGGGTGGCACTACCGGAACCCTCGCCGACCCCGTACAACGGTGCACGCCGGTAGACAACATTTGAACTTTTGACCTGGATCGTCAAAACTTGTCAACCAGAAAGTTGATGACTATTCTCGGAGCGGCGACGCGTGAAGCGGATGCGCGTCCACTGAAGTGTTCATCAGCTCGCCCGGTGGGCCAGCTCGGAGATACCAGGGGGGCCAGGCAGGCTTGACCGGGGAACTCGAGGCCAACGCAACCGATTCCTGCGTCGGCTCATCCGCTATCACGGTCGCCGTCATCGATAGCCACGATGTCGTCCACGCCGGCATCGGTGCGTGGTGCGCACAGGCCGATCCGGCGATCGACATCCTGGGTAGTTTTCACAGCACCACGGAGATGCTCGCGCGCTACCCCAACATTCCCAACGAGATCGCCGTCGTGATTTTCGACGTGTTCATCGACGGCGATCGGCCGGCCTTCGATGCCCTGCGCGCCATGTGCCAGGCGGGACAGCGGGTCATCGTCTACTCCCAGCTGTCGACCGATGAAGTGATCCTGACCTGCCTGGAGGTCGGCGCGGTCACTTATCTGGTGAAGACCGAGGGGCAGCGGCACCTCATCGACGCCATCCAGGCGGCGCACACTTCCGAGCCCTACGTCGGGCCGCAGATGGCCAAGGCGCTGGCGAGCGACCAGACGTCGGGACGCGCCAACCTCTCCGACCGCGAGAAGGAGGTGCTGATCACCTGGTTCCAGACCGAGAGCAAGGAACTGGTCGCCGGCCGGCTGCACATCGCTCCGACCACGGTCCGCACCCACCTCCAGCGGGCCCGGGCCAAGTACGCGGCGGTGGGCAGGCCCGCGCCCACCAAAGCGGCGTTGCTCGCCCGAGCCATCGAAGACGGCGTCTTGAGCCTGGGCGACTTGTGATCCGGCCGGCTCAGGCGCCCGCGGCGGCCAGCGCCCGGGTCAGCGGGCCGCGGTCCCACGATTCGCGATCGGTGCTGTTCGCCAGCACCACGGTTTGCTGATCCGTCCCGTCTCCGTAGACGATCACGCATGCATACGACGATGGGTCGTCGATGCCGGACAGCAGGCGCCCGTCACACGTCTGTTCGGCGAGCTCGGTGATGGTCCCGAGCACATCGTCGCCCTCAGCCTGCCGGAATCCGTGCACGCCATCGGCTGTCGCCGAGTCGATCCACCAGATCCCCGCCACCGGCACCGCCGTGATCGACGCCCCGGCCATGGTCTGGACCGCCTCAACCGGGGCCAGATAGGCGCCGATCCGGCGAGGTGCACGCAGAAACGTCTGGATGACGGCGGCCACGCCCGGATGGGCCCGGTAACCCCCCTCGGGGTCTGCGGCAATGATTCCGCGGGCGGCCAGCGACCGAAGCCCCCGTACCGCGGCCTTGGTGAGTTCGTCGGACGTCGCGGCCACGGTGGCCAGTCCAGTCGGCCAGGCCCGCCCCAGCATGGCGGCCAGCGCGACTACCTCGTCGTCAGTGAGCATCATTGCCTGCGCGGCCAGCATCAGCTGCCCGTCGCGGGGAAACAGAATTTCGAGATCAATTTGGGCAGGTAGCGCCGCCGGCTCCCATCGCCGGAGACCGGGAACGCGGCGTCGGTCGCGGCGGCGGCAAGAATGAAGTCGGCTTTGGCGAAATCGCTGACAACGCCGCCCCACCGAGTGGCCGCCTCACGGTCGAGGTAGTTGCTCGTGGTACCGAATGCCGCCGTACCGATCGCCGTACCGATGCCGATCGGCCACAGCGACGTCTGCCCACCGGGATCCTGATACGCATCAAACGGGCTCGGGAACTCCCCGGGCGCTGGGGCACCGCCGCGGCCACTACACAGTGTCGGCGCCCCGCCGGACTTAGGGCCCGGGGCGCGCTGGCCAAGGATCGGCGGAGCGCCCGGCGTCGTGATTCGGCGCCGCAACGCACGCAGCTGATCGACGCCTGCGCCGACGGGCCCGAGCATACGTCTCCTCCGGTCATCCGCTCCATGCTCGCCGCAGTTGGCGATCACGTCTGACGCTAACAACCCAAGCCGATCTGGCCCGTCACCCGAACGTATGAATCTGCGCGCGCTTTCGCTATCGGGCCGTGATCATCGCTATCGAAACCACTGCTGCTGCCATGCCCAGCAGCTGGCCGTAGTGCACCCGCTCGCGCAGCACCACAATGGCCAGCACCACAGTCACGGCCGGGAACAGCGCTATCAGCACGCTGACCGACGACAGCTCCGATCCCCGCAGCGCCAGCAGCATCGCGATATTGGCCGCCGCGTCCGACAGACCCGCCAGCAGCGCCAGCCGCAGCGGCCTGCCGGTGGGCAATCCCCGTTCGCCCGCTCCGCCCGCCGCGGTGAGCACCAGCACCGCGGCCGCCACCCGCGCAAACGCCAGCGGCCACAGGCCGGAATCCGCTGGAGCCTGGTGGATGAACACGAAGTCCAGTCCGAACATCACGCCGGCGCCAACGGTCAGCCACGCCACCTTGCGGGTGAACCGGTGCAGCCGGATGTCCTCATCGGTGGCCTGCCGGCTCACCAGGGCCACCGCCACCAGCGCCAGCGCGATACCGCCGTAGGCCACCGGCCCGGGCCGCTCCCCCAGCGTCAAGCCGACCACGACCGGAACCGCGGCGGTGAGCACCGCCGAGATCGGCGACACCACTGAGATGGGCCCCGCGCCCAAAGCGGCGTAGAACCACCATCCGCCCAGCCCCAGCGCGATGCCCGAAGCCGTGCCCCAGCCGACCGCGCCCGGGGGAATCGGGCCGCCCACCGCGACGGCGAGCGTGCCCAGGACCACCAGCGCCACCGGGTAGGACACCAGGACCACCCGCAGGGCGGGGACGCGACGTGCGGCGAGGCCGCCGGCGAAATCGCTGACCCCGAAACCGGCCGCTGACATCAGCGCCAGGACGGCGCCGGTCACATGCCCTTGGCCCGCCGGCCCAGCGCCCGGGTGACCTCGCGTTGCGCATCACGACGGGCGAGGTCCTGGCGCTTGTCGTGGGCCTGCTTACCGCGGGCCAGCGCCAGTTCGACCTTGACCTTGCCCTCGTTGAAGTACACCGACAAGGGCACCAGGGTGAGATTGCCGTCGCGGATCTTGCCGATCAGCATGTCGATCTGACGCCGGTGCAGCAGCAGTTTGCGGGTGCGGCGCGGATCGTGGTTGGTCCAGGTGCCGTGCTGGTACTCGGGAATGTGCATATTGCGCAGCCACACCTCGCCGTCGTCGACGGTGGCGAACGCGTCGACCAGGGAGGCCTGACCGGCCCGTAGGCTCTTCACCTCCGTGCCGACCAGCGCTACTCCGGCCTCGTACACGTCGAGGATCGCGTAGTTGTGCCGCGCCTTGCGATTCGACGCGACAATCTGCTTCCCCGACTGCTTCTTGCGGCCCTTGTCCGCCGACTTCTTCGCCACCGCTACCGCCGGACGTACAGTCGAAGCGTCACGTATGCCGTCGCTCCGGCCATCGCCGCGCCCAGTAACAACAGAATCGGCGAGATGTAAAGGATGTCGGCGTAGTCGATACGCGCGATCAGATGCGCTTGATAGAACTGGCTCAGCGCGTTGTCGAGGAACAGTGCGCGCACCACGATCAGGCCCCCGATCGCAATGATAACGCCCACCGTGGCAGCCAATACCGCCTCGACAAGGAACGGCAGCTGGGTGTACCAGCGGCTGGCACCGACCAGGCGCATGATGGAAACCTCGGTGCGGCGGGTGTAGGCGGCCACTTGAACCATGTTGGCGATCAACAACACGGCCCCGACCGCCTGCACCAGGGCAACCGCAAACGCGACACTGCTCAGGCCGTCGAGCACGGCAAACAGTCGATCGATCAGTTTCTTCTGGTTCAGGACGCTGAGCACACCCGGCTGGCCCAGCATCGCGGCGTCGAAATCCTTGCTCTGCTCCGGGTTTTCGAGCTTGACGATGAACGAGGCCGGGAAGGAGTCCTTGCTGGCCACGTCCTTGAATTCGGGAAACTTGCGGATCGCGTCGGCGTAGGCGTCGTCGGAGTTCAGATACCGCACCGACTTCACGTCGTCGCGTTGCTCGATCTGCTCCCGCAGCGCCTTGCATGCCTGGCCGTCGCAATTGGGGTCGTCGGCAGCGACGTCGGGGTCGAGGAACACCTGCGATTCCACCCGGTCGAGGTAGATGGCGCGCGACTGGTCGGCCAGGCGCACCACCAGCAGACCGCCCCCGAACAGGCCGATCGAGATCGCGGTGGTGAGGATCATCGCCGCCGTCATGGTGATATTGCGGCGCAGGCCGGTGACGACCTCGTTGAACAGAAAGCCGAAGCGCACGTCAGCGGTCCATCCCGTAGACGCCGCGCTGTTCGTCGCGCACCAGACGCCCCAGCGACAGCTCGACCACCCGCTGGCGCATCGAGTCGACGATGTGGTGGTCGTGAGTCGCCATCAGCACCGTCGTTCCCGTGCGGTTGATCCGCTCCAGCAGGTCCATGATGTCCTCACTTGTCTCCGGGTCCAGGTTCCCCGTCGGCTCGTCGGCCAGCAGCACCAGTGGCCGGTTGACGAAGGCCCGCGCGATCGCGACGCGCTGCTGCTCGCCGCCGGACAACTCGCCGGGCAACCGGTTGGCCTTTCCGGACAGCCCGACCATCTCCAAGACCTCCGGGACGACCCGATTGATCGTCTCCGGCTTCTTGCCGATGACCTCCAGCGCGAACGCGACGTTTTCGAAGACCGTCTTCTGCTGCAACAACCGGAAGTCCTGGAAAACGCATCCGAGTACCTGGCGCAGGCTGGGGATATGGCGGCCGGCCAGTTTGTTGACGTGAAACTTCGACACCTGAATGTCGCCCGACGTGGGCGTCTCCTCGGCGAGCAGCAGTCGCATGAACGTGGACTTGCCCGAGCCGGACGGGCCGATCAGGAACACGAACTCGCCCTTGTCGATCTTGACGTTGATGTCGTCGAGCGCCGGACGGGCCGACGCTTTGTACTGCTTGGTGACATGGTCGAGCGTGATCATCACGGCACGCAGTTTAGCCCTGCGGGGCGACTGGACCGGGCGGGGACGCGGGTATCGCCGGGCCGGGCGGGGCGGGATTCTCCGGGGCGACGGGCGGCGCGGTGGACGGGGGCACCGGCGGGCCGGGCTCGGCTGGCTCCGGCGCGACCGGGGCCGGCGGGCACAGCGGCGGACAGAACGGGAACCCCGGAACCGGGGTCGGCGCCGGCGGCTCGGTGGGCGGCTGTTCGGCCGGGACCGGCGCCTCGGTGGTGGTGGGCGTGGGTGTCACGGTCTTGGTGATGGTCACCGGCGGCTGCTGGAGCCGGGTGCGCGGCACCCAGGTATAGGCCGGGTCGGGGATGAAGCCCGGCGGCACCACCTGGGGTGCGGGCGGCGGCGCCTGCTCCTCGCGGTAGCCGTCGTAGAGCCACCACACCGCCACGAAGGCGACGACGAGCACCAATGTGGAGGTGCGGACCCGGCCCCCGAACAGGTGCGAGGGCCAGCGCCATCGCCGGCGGTCGGAGGTGTCCGACGGCTGCGGCGCCTCAGCGGGCTGTGCCGCGCTGCTCATCACAGCGCCTCCACCGGCTTGACGTCACCGGCGGTGACGACGCCGGCCGACGCCAGTGCCCGGACCACCTGGATGCGCAACCGCCGGCCCACCTCGAACTGCTTGCCGGGCAGGGTGCGAGCCACCATGCGCAGGTTGACCACACCGAGCTCGATGCTTTCGACCCCCATGATCGACGGTTCGTCCAGCAGCAGGTCCCGCAGCGGGGCGTCGGCCTCGCGGGCGGTCACACACACCTGGTGCAGCACCTCGTTGACCCGGGTCAGGTCGGCGCTGGTGGGCACCGGGATGTCGACGACGGCGCGAGCCCAGTCCTTGGACAGGTTCAGCGACCGGACGATATTGCCGTTGGGAACGGTGAACACCTCCCCGTTGGGGGTGCGCAGCTTGGTCACCCGCAATGTCACGTCCTCGACGGTTCCCAGCGCCTCCAC
It encodes:
- a CDS encoding DUF488 domain-containing protein is translated as MSPATTFRVARVYDDVRAQDGQRILVDRVWPRGLRRDDPRVGHWFKDVAPSTALRKWYDHRPERFDEFVTRYEAELQTEAGATALAGLRVLARGHKTATLVTATRDLDGSQAAVLAKMLSRQ
- a CDS encoding DMT family transporter translates to MTGAVLALMSAAGFGVSDFAGGLAARRVPALRVVLVSYPVALVVLGTLAVAVGGPIPPGAVGWGTASGIALGLGGWWFYAALGAGPISVVSPISAVLTAAVPVVVGLTLGERPGPVAYGGIALALVAVALVSRQATDEDIRLHRFTRKVAWLTVGAGVMFGLDFVFIHQAPADSGLWPLAFARVAAAVLVLTAAGGAGERGLPTGRPLRLALLAGLSDAAANIAMLLALRGSELSSVSVLIALFPAVTVVLAIVVLRERVHYGQLLGMAAAVVSIAMITAR
- a CDS encoding PucR family transcriptional regulator codes for the protein MVTLDRLVNVVGSYGVRLRFCSIPRTTSLSSVVMHEVSGERVVVGDVLLAVGARSVKEAVRWAVAAKSSAVLVRDDDDKTAFVAEGEALAVLVVDAAVSWSELAAVVYGLVLEGRETESGRGPTDLFAVADSLAEAVAGAVTIEDESGRLLAYSSGQRHADPARSATILNRQESEAVRALFAQRGVLTHLELHDDPLFVAADSSHGLTGRMVVAVRAGRELLGAVWVATPAALCGERLIALSDGARTVALHLLRSRASADLERQVESDWVSRLLDGGTDPADAVALVARLGLPQAPLRVIAVHTRLATQPHAGLLLAFEAVTTGFGWSRPGRSALAADTVYTLLPAADAEVARQWVRGLAGVLPPNARVLAGISAVATAAELAAARREAQECLALHEAGPPQGVPPAYDESWDEIVLRRLHTAARAGRVPTRGPVAALGQHDATHNTPYVATLRAWLDAQGDSTRAADQLGVHENTVRYRLRKMAEVTPLGLEDPRTRFAAMIELAAGGMSELDKL
- a CDS encoding SDR family NAD(P)-dependent oxidoreductase; the encoded protein is MTKCGAQGPQGSQGRLPGKSAVITGAAFGIGRATAVLFAREGARLVLTDIQAEPLLALADELRQSGAEVETVIGDVSVQTDAEAMIRAAVDRFGRLDVLVANAGIIPLGDAQEVTAADWDSVMAIDGRGMFLTCKFAIEAMLPTGGGAIVCLSSISGLAGQKRQAAYGPAKFIASGLTKHLAVEWADRGIRVNAVAPGTIRTERVRRFPEEPGGSAYLAAVERMHPMGRIGEPAEVASAIVFLASDDASFITGAVLPVDGGYLAQ
- a CDS encoding MFS transporter, with protein sequence MTSDSPAAPARLQREIWVLLGANVLIALGYGVVSPVLPVYARHFGVSISATTFLITAFALTRLLFAPVSGLLVQRRGEREVYVAGLLIVSVSTMACAFVQTYWQLLFFRALGGVGSTMFFIAAVGLMIRISPEDARGRVAGMFATAFLLGTVGGPILGSLTAGFGLNAPFLFYGSVLLVTATGVFVSLRHSHLAAPAESSGPTVSVREALGNRAYRSALLSNFATGWSVFGLRVALLPLFITEVLDRGPAFAGLALATVGVGNVCAVLPSGQLSDRIGRRGLLMVGLAACGVTTVLLGASTSLAVFLVVAYLTGVASGIYGSPQQAVISDLVGNQARAGTAVATYQMMADFGSIVGSVAVGQIAERLSFEWGFAISGGVLLVAAVTWVWAPETRDSEPIGGVADAAWLGSDDGDTGPAGQRGGQLRGSAEVLLHSEDDIAEQCGDARGER
- the smpB gene encoding SsrA-binding protein SmpB — its product is MAKKSADKGRKKQSGKQIVASNRKARHNYAILDVYEAGVALVGTEVKSLRAGQASLVDAFATVDDGEVWLRNMHIPEYQHGTWTNHDPRRTRKLLLHRRQIDMLIGKIRDGNLTLVPLSVYFNEGKVKVELALARGKQAHDKRQDLARRDAQREVTRALGRRAKGM
- a CDS encoding aldehyde dehydrogenase family protein, which encodes MTAVQPRTESLITVHNPATGAVAGTVPVDGSEMVAAKAAQLVSAQPEWEELGPAGRKRWMLAWQEWILDHADHITEVLISETGKSYVDASLEAVATSDAINYWATHAKEFLADRHPKAHSPVYQVKRFTTAYRPYPLVGVITPWNFPFAMPGLDVPPALAAGAAVLLKPSEVTPLSAVEFVRGWTEIGAPPVLGLATGYGETGQALIEHADFLQFTGSTATGRKVAVACAERLIPYGLELGGKDPAIVLADADLERAANGIAWGGMFNSGQVCVSVERVYVEAPVYDEFVAKLAARVGGMQQGHDGDTGAMATAAQRDIVSRHVEEATAAGARVLAGGKPTGVGTYFAPTVLADVEPEMSCMAEETFGPTLPVIKVADENEAVRLANDSPYGLSATVWTADKRRGQRLARRLEVGAVNINDALVNVFCPGLPMGGWKQSGIGYRAGGAAGIIKYCRQQAITAPRVPTQKSELLWYPASKRRMGIALAVMRAFSARGRRRFGMRPRNG
- the ftsE gene encoding cell division ATP-binding protein FtsE, which translates into the protein MITLDHVTKQYKASARPALDDINVKIDKGEFVFLIGPSGSGKSTFMRLLLAEETPTSGDIQVSKFHVNKLAGRHIPSLRQVLGCVFQDFRLLQQKTVFENVAFALEVIGKKPETINRVVPEVLEMVGLSGKANRLPGELSGGEQQRVAIARAFVNRPLVLLADEPTGNLDPETSEDIMDLLERINRTGTTVLMATHDHHIVDSMRQRVVELSLGRLVRDEQRGVYGMDR
- a CDS encoding LuxR C-terminal-related transcriptional regulator; its protein translation is MTGELEANATDSCVGSSAITVAVIDSHDVVHAGIGAWCAQADPAIDILGSFHSTTEMLARYPNIPNEIAVVIFDVFIDGDRPAFDALRAMCQAGQRVIVYSQLSTDEVILTCLEVGAVTYLVKTEGQRHLIDAIQAAHTSEPYVGPQMAKALASDQTSGRANLSDREKEVLITWFQTESKELVAGRLHIAPTTVRTHLQRARAKYAAVGRPAPTKAALLARAIEDGVLSLGDL
- the ftsX gene encoding permease-like cell division protein FtsX, giving the protein MRFGFLFNEVVTGLRRNITMTAAMILTTAISIGLFGGGLLVVRLADQSRAIYLDRVESQVFLDPDVAADDPNCDGQACKALREQIEQRDDVKSVRYLNSDDAYADAIRKFPEFKDVASKDSFPASFIVKLENPEQSKDFDAAMLGQPGVLSVLNQKKLIDRLFAVLDGLSSVAFAVALVQAVGAVLLIANMVQVAAYTRRTEVSIMRLVGASRWYTQLPFLVEAVLAATVGVIIAIGGLIVVRALFLDNALSQFYQAHLIARIDYADILYISPILLLLGAAMAGATAYVTLRLYVRR